Proteins from a single region of Nitrospirota bacterium:
- a CDS encoding acyl-CoA dehydrogenase family protein, with product MDYFLTEDQIIIRGLARQIAEEKVVPVREELDEKEEFPWDIMKVLAQSDLFGLFIPEEYGGLGKGSLDLCLAVEELSRACLGVATTYAANALGTYPVLFFGSDEQKNKYLSDIASGKRLVAFGLTEANAGSDAAGIQTTAKPDGNEYVLNGTKQWITNGGEAEIYTLIAITDKAKGARGASAFIVEKDTPGFTFGKKEKKMGIRASSTRELIFDNCRIPKENLIGKEGLGFVIAMRTLDHARAGVGAQGVGIAQGAFEEAVKFARQRIQFGHPIISFQAVQHMLADMATEIEAARALVYAVARYIDNGAKEISKVSAMSKVFATDMAMKVTTNAVQVMGGSGYMREYPVEKMMRDAKILQIYEGTNQIQRNVIGQALIREAAKK from the coding sequence ATGGATTACTTCTTGACCGAAGACCAGATAATAATAAGGGGTCTTGCACGACAGATAGCGGAGGAAAAAGTGGTTCCTGTCAGAGAGGAACTTGACGAGAAGGAGGAATTCCCCTGGGATATTATGAAGGTGCTTGCCCAGTCAGATCTTTTCGGGCTTTTTATCCCCGAGGAATACGGGGGATTGGGGAAGGGGAGTCTTGATTTGTGTCTTGCGGTTGAAGAACTGTCAAGGGCATGTCTTGGAGTTGCAACAACATATGCGGCTAACGCACTTGGCACATATCCGGTGCTGTTTTTCGGATCCGATGAACAGAAGAATAAATATCTTTCTGATATCGCTTCAGGGAAAAGGCTGGTTGCCTTCGGTCTGACAGAGGCCAATGCTGGCAGCGATGCGGCAGGAATACAGACAACCGCAAAGCCCGATGGAAATGAATACGTACTGAATGGGACGAAACAGTGGATTACCAACGGTGGAGAGGCTGAAATCTATACGCTCATTGCCATAACTGACAAAGCCAAGGGTGCCAGGGGAGCATCTGCGTTTATTGTTGAGAAAGATACCCCGGGATTTACTTTCGGGAAGAAAGAGAAAAAAATGGGGATACGCGCCTCTTCGACCAGAGAACTGATATTCGACAATTGCAGGATTCCGAAAGAAAACCTTATCGGGAAGGAAGGACTCGGGTTTGTCATTGCCATGAGAACACTCGACCATGCAAGAGCCGGTGTTGGGGCGCAGGGGGTCGGCATAGCGCAGGGTGCTTTTGAAGAGGCGGTGAAGTTTGCACGGCAGCGGATACAGTTCGGACATCCCATAATCAGCTTTCAGGCAGTTCAGCATATGCTTGCAGACATGGCCACAGAGATTGAGGCAGCACGGGCGCTGGTATATGCGGTTGCGCGATATATCGATAACGGGGCAAAAGAAATCTCGAAGGTCTCCGCAATGTCAAAGGTATTTGCAACGGATATGGCAATGAAGGTTACTACGAATGCTGTACAGGTTATGGGCGGCTCCGGATACATGCGAGAGTACCCTGTGGAGAAGATGATGAGAGACGCCAAAATCCTGCAGATATATGAAGGGACTAATCAGATACAGAGGAATGTCATCGGACAGGCTTTAATACGTGAGGCAGCAAAGAAATAG
- a CDS encoding response regulator transcription factor — translation MNIRIAIGCHSYLLGEGIKRLFREEKEIDVICIFDEGIDISEILKLDPDIILADFKIFRSFPEDFDSSNQSKILLICDRSWISDAEKNIPELLLRGVYGILAPDTDAAVLKKAVKVVYSGELWLDRKLIKNVLCNMNTVDKKIDLTKKEKEIVSLICHGYRNKEIAQKLDISEQTVKSHCNRIFKKVGVSDRLQLALYTHKIWPGHI, via the coding sequence ATGAATATCAGAATCGCCATAGGGTGTCACAGTTATCTCCTTGGAGAAGGAATCAAGAGACTCTTCAGGGAAGAAAAAGAAATAGACGTAATCTGTATTTTTGATGAAGGGATAGATATTTCCGAGATCCTGAAACTGGACCCCGATATTATCCTTGCCGACTTCAAGATATTCCGTTCCTTTCCGGAGGATTTCGACAGCAGCAACCAGTCAAAAATACTTCTCATATGCGACAGATCATGGATTTCGGATGCAGAGAAGAATATCCCGGAACTTCTTCTGAGGGGAGTGTACGGTATTCTTGCTCCTGATACTGATGCAGCAGTATTGAAAAAGGCCGTGAAGGTCGTCTATTCCGGTGAGCTCTGGCTCGACCGCAAATTAATAAAAAATGTCCTCTGCAATATGAACACTGTCGACAAGAAGATTGATCTTACAAAAAAAGAGAAAGAAATAGTCTCCCTTATATGCCACGGATACAGAAACAAAGAGATAGCCCAGAAACTGGATATCAGCGAACAGACGGTAAAGTCCCACTGTAACAGAATATTCAAGAAAGTCGGGGTATCCGACAGACTTCAGTTAGCCCTTTACACACACAAGATATGGCCTGGTCATATCTGA
- a CDS encoding PilZ domain-containing protein, giving the protein MEAFKPCPFCGIIFSGKHGSEKRKGYRIRKEIPFLFSHNGQFLEANTVDISDGGFSIRIFGQLALPVGDIMNLSVQSSSIKAEVMWVYNDPVTSTAMTGLKIIDGRLNL; this is encoded by the coding sequence GTGGAGGCTTTCAAGCCATGTCCCTTCTGCGGGATTATTTTCAGCGGGAAGCACGGTTCCGAGAAAAGAAAAGGCTACCGTATAAGGAAAGAGATACCATTTCTTTTCTCCCACAATGGACAGTTCCTTGAAGCAAACACGGTTGATATTTCTGACGGCGGGTTCAGTATAAGGATTTTCGGTCAACTCGCTCTTCCTGTTGGCGATATCATGAACCTGAGCGTGCAAAGTTCTTCGATAAAGGCAGAGGTCATGTGGGTCTACAATGATCCTGTCACCTCAACAGCCATGACAGGGTTAAAGATAATCGACGGGAGACTGAATCTCTGA
- a CDS encoding PD-(D/E)XK nuclease family protein has translation MPIKVFTFPFRYRGSTADILRTAAEDITGSDYSSILYLSPSPQKLLDSQQLFSKIAGGCYIPPEMHTLKQLSKKLYSVHGNKKIIAQAVIPVIVSRLSGMGLGFSAIISQFISEIKQHHSGKDLASIRSEMNGIFHELGIPDEIAARAEYALDLLNAYQQLLRSCSAIDENDVMSACPELISMHNFSHTHLLIDGFYDLTSTEEEILKHLIGNSENVLISIPYDNNFTFITKRYISFLNNNFKYEKIQKNPLHDAPEPVYHSYPGIDEEVEGIARNIKNNFVSGRMRNLEKIIVTCPVMEKYTHRISRIFRKYGIPHSLSHLKTLGETRPFLDLVAMLESVADNYPRLTFSQFLVSPFFRKLSPLFQSHIPRLCIVTGISRGKESWLKISSFLQNGHDLLSTKGIPPGLEKELGRIFSKLAPLENLKESGNCSLFSECILSLLDEFDFSSDDDADLKEKTFRLLRELSFIDIMMSHAADITPLTLRQYIDALKHVLNTTETEIERPGVRIMAFREIQGIEPEFLYIGGLRDGELPSKPDIDHILPDSVRTRFGLSNLERYLLLQKFIYFRATASATNLHLSYPSMEEDQMALPSPYLPWNREIPSRCYGIFSMEEELIRKGLTPFTFYLTDISSKKSPLLKKIFGTDSHIRVTDIDSFRSCPRKFFIEKILNLQPTEIRKFEIEASLLGSIMHEIMQEVIAHPFKDLHELTFVSEETTHSLLSQKPIDEYWKRVIGKTFIALLPELYKIEKKIREEGYAFQTAEFKVAGEVIRGVKLKGKIDRIDIKRPDTAHPLHDPTHNTFLSDGPNSTVIEIIDYKTGSVQFSGPQVLSKGASLQLFLYASLMKATGKEVVRAGIYSLKDMSITWIPGRNDKRDGRSIDDYLETSLRFLSETVEQLRNGYFPADPLNEQICRNCPERPYCPFIQKSA, from the coding sequence ATGCCGATTAAGGTCTTTACCTTCCCTTTTCGCTACAGAGGATCAACCGCTGATATCCTCAGAACAGCTGCAGAAGATATCACGGGGTCTGATTACTCTTCAATCCTTTATCTTTCCCCTTCTCCTCAAAAACTTCTTGACAGCCAGCAACTGTTCTCAAAAATTGCAGGGGGATGTTATATCCCGCCTGAAATGCATACGCTCAAGCAACTCTCTAAAAAACTGTATTCAGTGCATGGAAACAAAAAAATCATCGCTCAGGCAGTCATTCCTGTGATTGTATCTCGACTCTCCGGCATGGGGCTCGGGTTTTCTGCCATCATCTCTCAATTCATATCTGAGATAAAACAGCACCATTCAGGAAAGGATCTTGCGTCAATCCGCAGTGAAATGAACGGTATTTTTCATGAGCTCGGCATCCCTGATGAAATTGCTGCGCGGGCAGAATATGCGCTTGATCTTCTGAATGCCTATCAGCAACTCCTTCGCTCATGTTCTGCAATCGATGAGAACGATGTGATGTCTGCCTGCCCGGAACTTATCAGCATGCACAATTTCAGCCATACTCACTTGCTTATTGACGGTTTTTACGATCTCACCTCAACGGAGGAAGAGATATTGAAACATCTGATTGGAAACTCTGAGAATGTTCTCATTTCAATACCCTATGATAATAATTTTACTTTTATAACAAAAAGATATATTTCTTTTCTGAATAATAACTTTAAATATGAAAAGATTCAGAAAAATCCTCTGCATGATGCTCCCGAACCTGTGTATCATTCATATCCCGGAATTGATGAAGAAGTGGAAGGCATTGCGCGAAACATAAAAAATAATTTTGTATCCGGCAGAATGCGCAACCTCGAAAAAATTATTGTTACCTGTCCTGTTATGGAAAAATATACACACAGAATTTCACGGATTTTCAGGAAATACGGCATTCCGCATTCTTTGTCTCACCTGAAAACACTCGGAGAAACGAGACCGTTTCTTGATCTCGTCGCCATGCTTGAATCAGTTGCAGACAATTACCCAAGGCTTACTTTCTCGCAGTTCCTTGTGTCCCCTTTTTTCAGGAAACTTTCTCCCCTGTTTCAATCCCATATCCCGCGCTTATGCATTGTAACCGGCATTTCCAGAGGAAAAGAGTCCTGGCTCAAAATATCATCTTTCTTACAAAACGGACATGATCTGTTATCAACAAAAGGTATCCCGCCCGGTCTCGAAAAGGAACTGGGTCGCATTTTCAGCAAACTTGCACCCCTTGAAAACCTGAAAGAATCCGGCAACTGTTCGCTGTTCAGTGAGTGCATACTCTCTCTTCTGGATGAGTTTGATTTTTCGTCAGATGACGATGCAGATCTCAAGGAAAAGACCTTTCGTCTTCTCAGGGAACTCTCTTTCATTGACATTATGATGTCGCACGCAGCTGATATCACCCCTCTTACTTTGCGCCAGTACATAGATGCCCTGAAACATGTCCTGAACACAACCGAAACAGAAATCGAAAGACCGGGAGTAAGAATTATGGCTTTCCGCGAGATACAGGGAATCGAACCTGAGTTTCTCTATATCGGCGGGCTCAGGGACGGAGAACTTCCTTCAAAACCTGATATTGACCATATCCTTCCCGACAGTGTCAGGACACGTTTCGGCCTTTCAAATCTTGAAAGATATCTGCTACTTCAGAAATTCATATATTTCAGGGCAACGGCATCGGCAACAAATCTTCATCTTTCCTATCCATCCATGGAGGAAGATCAGATGGCCCTGCCCTCTCCTTATCTCCCATGGAACAGAGAAATACCCAGCAGGTGTTACGGCATATTTTCAATGGAAGAAGAACTGATAAGAAAAGGACTGACACCATTCACATTTTATCTTACGGATATTTCCAGCAAGAAATCACCATTACTCAAGAAAATCTTCGGTACAGATTCGCATATAAGGGTAACGGATATCGATTCGTTCAGAAGCTGTCCGAGAAAGTTCTTTATAGAAAAAATACTCAATCTTCAGCCGACCGAAATCAGAAAATTCGAGATTGAGGCATCTTTGCTCGGCTCAATCATGCATGAAATAATGCAGGAGGTTATCGCGCATCCTTTCAAGGATCTCCACGAGCTTACATTCGTGTCAGAAGAAACAACACACAGCCTTCTCTCTCAAAAACCGATTGATGAATACTGGAAAAGAGTGATCGGTAAAACCTTCATTGCCCTTTTGCCGGAACTGTACAAGATTGAGAAGAAAATCCGGGAAGAGGGATATGCTTTTCAGACAGCTGAATTCAAGGTTGCCGGGGAAGTCATAAGGGGGGTTAAGCTTAAAGGGAAAATTGACCGTATCGACATAAAAAGACCAGATACCGCTCATCCCTTGCACGACCCCACACACAATACTTTTCTCTCTGATGGACCGAACAGCACGGTAATCGAAATTATCGACTATAAAACAGGTTCAGTGCAATTCAGCGGTCCTCAGGTATTGTCAAAGGGCGCCTCTCTTCAATTATTCCTTTATGCCTCCCTCATGAAGGCGACGGGAAAAGAGGTTGTCCGCGCGGGTATCTACTCTCTTAAGGACATGTCAATAACCTGGATACCCGGGAGAAATGACAAGCGAGATGGCCGTTCAATCGATGACTATCTGGAAACAAGTCTCCGCTTTCTCAGTGAGACTGTTGAACAATTGCGTAACGGATATTTTCCTGCGGATCCGCTGAATGAGCAGATATGCAGAAACTGTCCGGAAAGGCCTTATTGTCCTTTTATTCAGAAATCGGCCTGA
- the queD gene encoding 6-carboxytetrahydropterin synthase QueD, which produces MIEKHFSSAHQLRGYKGRCEKLHGHNWKIQVYVLAEKLNEIDIAIDFHEIKRLTEEVLTPLDHGYLNEIFPFTEKNPSSENIAKWIYDSLKKKLNNDNISLSAVTVWESEHASATYFEE; this is translated from the coding sequence ATGATAGAAAAACATTTTTCCTCAGCGCACCAGCTCAGGGGGTATAAAGGACGATGTGAAAAATTACACGGACACAACTGGAAGATACAGGTGTATGTGCTTGCTGAAAAGCTGAATGAGATAGACATCGCGATTGATTTCCACGAGATTAAAAGACTTACTGAGGAGGTGTTGACACCGCTTGATCACGGGTATCTTAATGAAATATTCCCTTTCACCGAGAAGAACCCGTCTTCTGAAAACATCGCAAAATGGATTTATGATTCTCTTAAAAAGAAGCTGAATAATGATAATATCAGCCTTTCCGCGGTCACGGTTTGGGAATCAGAACACGCCTCGGCGACATATTTTGAGGAATAA
- a CDS encoding PilZ domain-containing protein — translation MEDGKRRKNRKLAFQNTEYVIVSPGSQRPCNGIVMDANEFGLCLLTASQLRVGQSVIIKNTPIGTDIPAVVRWSHKYDEICYKNGLEFTSDREITLSKEHRMHERIRIRNQDVVCRMAIADCIKILDMSLSGISLETDRRLDINREYTFHLHHGGRVLPVKGNIVWSTLIAGPGDKKGNTTTYRVGIKLTSIPDSMQNVIDSLSQNKGREEPKEYFSLSLDELGIQGEEKEYLETALSLLMKSHT, via the coding sequence ATGGAAGACGGAAAAAGAAGAAAGAACCGGAAACTGGCATTCCAGAATACAGAATATGTCATTGTTTCCCCTGGCTCACAAAGACCCTGCAATGGTATTGTTATGGACGCAAATGAATTCGGACTATGTCTTTTAACCGCTTCTCAACTCAGAGTCGGACAAAGTGTCATCATAAAAAATACCCCAATCGGTACAGACATACCTGCGGTAGTGCGATGGAGTCATAAATACGACGAAATCTGTTACAAGAATGGTCTTGAATTCACAAGCGATCGGGAAATCACGCTGTCAAAAGAACACAGGATGCACGAAAGAATCAGAATACGCAATCAGGATGTTGTGTGCAGAATGGCTATCGCTGACTGTATCAAAATACTCGATATGAGTCTGAGCGGCATATCTCTTGAAACCGACAGGAGACTGGATATCAACAGAGAATATACGTTTCACCTGCACCATGGGGGAAGGGTACTTCCTGTCAAAGGAAACATTGTGTGGTCGACGCTGATTGCCGGCCCGGGAGATAAAAAGGGCAATACTACAACCTACAGGGTGGGTATCAAACTCACGAGCATTCCGGATTCAATGCAAAATGTCATTGATTCTCTGTCTCAAAATAAAGGGAGAGAGGAGCCGAAGGAATATTTCTCCCTGAGCCTTGATGAGCTTGGCATCCAGGGAGAAGAAAAAGAATACCTGGAAACTGCCCTCTCTCTCCTCATGAAATCGCATACATAG
- the hpt gene encoding hypoxanthine phosphoribosyltransferase gives MIVGKPLLTTRQIQTRVSELGSMISSDYKGKDILAVGIFKGAFMFFTDLVRSIEVPMTIDFIIASSYIKTDTSGVVKVYYDVREDMSGRDVLLIEDIVDTGVTLNHIRERILSRSPKSLRICTFLDKKERRIVEIPLDYVGFEIPNRFVVGYGLDYDNKFRNLPYISIFKKKA, from the coding sequence ATGATAGTGGGAAAACCTCTGCTTACGACACGTCAGATTCAGACGCGGGTCAGTGAACTCGGGAGCATGATATCCAGCGATTATAAGGGGAAGGACATCCTTGCGGTCGGTATATTCAAGGGAGCGTTCATGTTTTTTACAGATCTGGTCAGATCTATAGAGGTCCCCATGACGATTGACTTTATTATTGCGTCAAGCTACATAAAGACTGATACGTCTGGAGTGGTGAAGGTTTATTATGATGTCCGGGAGGATATGTCAGGCAGGGATGTGCTCCTAATTGAGGATATTGTTGATACCGGGGTGACACTCAATCATATAAGGGAAAGGATTCTCTCAAGATCTCCCAAAAGCCTCAGAATATGCACATTTCTCGATAAAAAAGAGAGAAGAATAGTTGAGATCCCTCTCGATTATGTCGGATTTGAGATCCCGAACAGGTTTGTGGTCGGGTATGGTCTTGATTATGATAACAAGTTCAGAAATCTTCCCTATATATCGATATTCAAGAAAAAAGCATAA
- a CDS encoding UvrD-helicase domain-containing protein, which yields MQKLSGKALLSFYSEIGLSICDRVMGTNMEKYLDITKSVIISSPAGSGKTEKLARRYVSLLEGGSEIEKILAITFTEKAAAEMKERILRILEQENLSIFTNVREKMPLMRISTIHAFCLKLLKRFSIELGLDPSLNVTDEFNASLLWSDSVYESLLVEKEHPDLFFEMMVSRGIKGWDVLLRTLNELHSRRPIPEVMLTEDHRFSQEEINLLTLYRRCLNRYTIKKREKHLIDFNDIEILTYEALLQNPQWQNILYSFDEHTDHILVDEFQDTSSLQWKIIDKLTEEWRSGLGAKRAAGKIPTIFLVGDEKQSIYLFRGSNVSVFHKAKKRFSEWLGEQYHFEEIRENYRSLPGIIDFTNSLFSRIMPPSLHETWRTRYTPFEATRTGDGRVELMLLKGGESTKKNREKEASVLAKQISYLNDFHEIWDNEFHRPCTYGDMAILLRKRTHLSVFEDALRRHDIPFVVVKGIGFYDEPEVALLREFISLLIDPLDDHSLFCILRSPLFGIEYNTLLPLISRGDIPLFEKIHSSRNKKLMNAFVRISAWIERSYRTPLAVMIEEVLSETTAWQYFWEKQRHGNIRKFIAIIEQYESRGFSCLEIREKLISSKTGEEAKANINTEGMNAVKIMTIHAAKGLQFPIVFLPSLDEVNSPKSGPIVLMEDEGSIAFAHEEDPSKRRKNIHFQRQKEKELEEEKRLFYVAVTRAKDYLCMLGVPKKDQPHTGRLGYMTGNLEHLSSLSVIHEQEIERIWSSRGITSRPPSFSQDELFSGPSYTERIPYEPAVKWRDVTESMDIRITHGEDWVLLGRVFHSLFESLSKGTLKPEEVTDKARILLRNELFSGQDAEGLISIIKEDFQKLRVSGHLENIILPKERSFAELPFILHKGDIAYRGRIDRIIIKENTALIYDYKTFPARNRELPELLEKYRFQMEIYREAAEKIFSLASKGFILFTHLPSLTVL from the coding sequence ATGCAGAAACTGTCCGGAAAGGCCTTATTGTCCTTTTATTCAGAAATCGGCCTGAGCATATGCGATCGGGTAATGGGTACAAACATGGAAAAGTATCTTGATATAACAAAAAGCGTTATCATCTCATCCCCCGCAGGTTCCGGAAAGACCGAGAAACTCGCAAGGAGATATGTGAGTCTGCTTGAAGGCGGCTCTGAAATCGAAAAAATTCTCGCAATCACGTTTACCGAAAAGGCAGCCGCAGAAATGAAGGAGAGGATACTCCGCATACTCGAACAGGAAAACCTCTCAATATTTACCAATGTGCGTGAAAAGATGCCGTTGATGCGCATATCAACAATTCATGCCTTCTGCCTGAAACTGCTTAAGCGATTTTCGATCGAACTCGGCCTCGATCCCTCTCTTAACGTTACTGATGAATTCAACGCATCGCTCCTTTGGTCAGATTCCGTTTATGAGAGTCTGCTTGTCGAAAAAGAACATCCTGACCTTTTCTTTGAGATGATGGTAAGCAGGGGAATAAAGGGCTGGGATGTCCTTTTGCGTACCCTCAACGAACTGCACAGCAGAAGGCCAATTCCGGAAGTCATGCTGACGGAAGATCACCGTTTCAGCCAGGAGGAAATTAACCTGCTCACGCTCTACCGACGATGTCTCAACCGCTATACCATTAAGAAAAGAGAGAAGCATCTCATTGATTTCAATGACATCGAGATTCTTACGTATGAAGCCCTCCTGCAAAACCCCCAATGGCAGAACATCCTGTATTCATTTGACGAACATACAGACCATATCCTTGTTGATGAGTTTCAGGATACGAGTTCTCTGCAATGGAAGATCATCGACAAACTGACTGAAGAATGGCGCTCAGGTCTCGGCGCAAAGAGAGCCGCCGGCAAAATTCCCACCATCTTTCTCGTCGGCGATGAAAAACAGTCTATCTATCTTTTCCGCGGGTCAAACGTCAGCGTATTTCACAAAGCAAAAAAGAGATTCTCTGAATGGCTCGGTGAGCAGTACCATTTTGAAGAAATACGGGAAAACTACCGAAGCCTGCCCGGGATTATCGATTTTACCAATTCCCTTTTTTCAAGAATAATGCCTCCTTCGCTCCATGAGACATGGCGCACCCGTTATACACCATTTGAGGCCACAAGGACAGGGGACGGCCGCGTTGAACTCATGCTCCTTAAAGGCGGGGAAAGCACAAAGAAAAACCGGGAGAAGGAGGCTTCTGTTCTTGCAAAGCAGATCAGTTATCTGAATGATTTCCACGAGATATGGGACAATGAATTTCACAGGCCATGCACATATGGAGATATGGCTATCCTCCTTAGAAAGAGGACTCATCTGTCTGTCTTTGAAGATGCCCTCAGGCGTCACGATATACCGTTCGTGGTGGTAAAAGGCATCGGGTTTTATGACGAACCGGAAGTCGCGCTGTTAAGGGAATTCATCTCTCTTCTGATTGATCCCCTTGATGATCACAGTCTTTTCTGCATTCTGAGGTCTCCCCTCTTTGGCATCGAGTACAACACTCTGCTGCCGCTCATCTCCCGTGGAGACATCCCCTTGTTTGAGAAGATCCATTCCTCACGCAACAAGAAGCTGATGAATGCATTTGTCCGCATTTCCGCATGGATTGAGAGGTCATACAGGACACCTCTTGCGGTGATGATCGAGGAAGTTCTGTCAGAAACAACTGCATGGCAGTATTTCTGGGAAAAGCAGCGTCATGGGAATATCAGGAAGTTCATTGCAATCATCGAACAATATGAGTCCCGTGGTTTTTCCTGCCTCGAGATCAGGGAAAAACTTATCTCGTCAAAGACCGGAGAAGAAGCAAAAGCGAACATCAATACCGAAGGTATGAATGCAGTAAAAATCATGACAATACATGCGGCTAAAGGTCTGCAGTTCCCGATCGTCTTTCTTCCTTCCCTGGATGAGGTCAATTCACCGAAAAGCGGACCTATTGTACTCATGGAAGATGAGGGAAGCATAGCTTTTGCACATGAGGAAGATCCGTCTAAGAGAAGAAAGAATATTCACTTTCAGCGGCAGAAAGAAAAGGAACTTGAAGAGGAAAAGAGGCTTTTTTACGTTGCGGTTACAAGGGCGAAGGACTATCTCTGCATGCTCGGAGTTCCCAAAAAAGACCAGCCCCACACAGGAAGGCTTGGATATATGACGGGAAATCTCGAACACCTCTCATCACTCAGCGTAATTCATGAACAGGAGATCGAGCGGATATGGTCGTCCCGCGGGATAACCTCCCGTCCGCCATCATTTTCTCAGGACGAGCTTTTTTCCGGTCCTTCATATACGGAACGGATTCCTTATGAACCTGCCGTAAAATGGCGTGATGTGACCGAATCGATGGATATCAGGATTACGCATGGAGAAGACTGGGTGCTGCTCGGAAGGGTTTTTCACAGCCTTTTTGAAAGTCTTTCGAAGGGAACCCTGAAACCGGAAGAAGTCACTGACAAAGCACGTATTCTGCTCAGAAATGAGCTATTCTCCGGCCAAGATGCGGAAGGCCTGATCAGTATCATAAAAGAAGATTTTCAAAAGCTCCGTGTGTCAGGGCATCTGGAAAATATCATCCTTCCCAAGGAGCGTTCTTTTGCGGAACTCCCCTTCATCCTGCACAAGGGAGACATAGCATACAGGGGCAGAATCGACAGGATTATCA